A single window of Streptococcus cristatus ATCC 51100 DNA harbors:
- a CDS encoding CtsR family transcriptional regulator, whose translation MGIKNTSDSIEEYIKTILAQAGMVELKRSELADVFQVVPSQINYVIKTRFTESRGYIVESKRGGGGYIRIGKIEFSDQHQMLSDLLANVGESLSQPVFSDILQWLFDEKIISQREGDLLLASASDAVLGAEAPRIRARMLRKILQQLDRKGN comes from the coding sequence ATGGGCATCAAAAATACCTCGGATAGTATAGAAGAATATATCAAAACAATTTTGGCGCAGGCGGGTATGGTCGAGTTAAAGCGCAGTGAGTTAGCTGATGTTTTTCAGGTGGTTCCGAGTCAGATCAATTATGTGATTAAGACACGCTTTACGGAGAGTCGGGGTTATATCGTCGAAAGCAAGCGCGGTGGCGGTGGCTATATCAGGATTGGTAAGATTGAATTTTCCGATCAGCACCAAATGCTGTCTGATTTGTTGGCCAATGTCGGTGAGTCGCTCAGTCAACCAGTTTTTTCAGATATTTTGCAGTGGCTCTTTGATGAAAAAATTATTAGCCAGCGTGAGGGAGATCTGCTCCTAGCGAGTGCCAGCGATGCTGTCTTGGGGGCAGAGGCTCCGAGGATTCGAGCTAGAATGTTACGGAAAATTTTGCAGCAATTAGATAGAAAAGGAAATTAA